The genomic window GTTCGCGGCCAACGCCTCCCATGAGCTGCGCACGCCCCTGGCCACCACGCAGACGATGATCGACGTCGCCCTGTCCGACCCGCAGGCCTCCGCCGAGGACCTGCGCACCGTGCTCACCCGGGTGCTGGAGACGAACCGTGCGAACCGGGAGACGATCGACGCCCTCCTGGACCTGGCCGACGCCCAGTCCGGAAACCTGGAGCGCGAGGACGTGGACATTCGTGCGACGGTCCGCGACGCGCTGACCCTCGTCGCCCCGGAGGCCACCGAGCGCGACCTGCACGTGTCCTGCCACCTGCTGGCCGCCCACGTGCCGGGCGACCCGGTGCTGCTGCGCCAGAGCGTCTCCAACCTGCTGCGCAACGCGGTCCGTTACAACGTCGCCGGGGGCGGCATCACGGTGAGCATGGCGCGTGCGCGCGACGGCGTCCGGCTGACGATCAGCAACGACGGCCCCGTCGTGCCGGCGGACAAGGTCGACTCGCTGCGCGAGCCCTTCGTCCGCGGTGAGGGGCGGGGGCGGACCCGGGGCTCCGGGCACGGGCTGGGCCTGGCGATCGTGACGGCCGTGGCCACCGCCCACGACGGGCGGCTCCGCCTGAGGGCCAATCCGGCAGGAGGCCTGACCGCGGTCCTGGAGCTGCCGGCAGGCGAGGACGGGCGGAACACGGGCCCGTCACGCGAGAACGACTGGCGGTCGCCGACCGGGGGCCGGCGACCGCCAGGAGCGTGATGCCCTCGTTGGAACGAGTGTCGTACCGGCGACGCGAGCAGCGCGGCGCTCCGGACGGGGCCGTTCCGGACGGGCCTCGGTCAGGCGCTCGCCGTCCCCGCGGCCCTGCCGACCGGGGGTGACGACCTGGACCTCTCCGTCGGTCGCCGCGGCGAAGATCCGCTGGACGACGGCCTCGCGGGCGCGCAGGCGCGCATTGGCGGCCTCCAGCTCCTCGACCCTGGACCCCGGCTCGAGGATCCGGCGGACTCCCTCAAGGTTGACGCCCTCCTGGCTCAGGACCTGGACGCGACGCAGGCGCTCGACGTCCTGGTGCGAGTAGCGCCTGCCGCGGCCGCGGGTGCGGGCGGGACTCACCAGACCGAGGCGGTCGTACTGGCGCAGGGTCTGCGGGTGCATGCCTGCGAGGTCCGCGGCCACGGAGATGACGTAGACCGCCCGCTCCTCGGCGTCCTGGGCGAGGAAGGACAGGCCCTGACCGGTACGACGGCGGCTCACGTGCCGGCCTCCTCACGCAGCGCGGCACGGGGGTCCGTGTCCCCCATGGCGGTGTCAAGCCCCGGGTTTGATGGAGGCAGTGATGACAGGAAGGATCACTGCGCATGGGACAGAGGAAGTACCCGATCGAGCTTCGTGAGCGAGCGACGAGGATGACGCTGGAGGCTCTGGCGGACCCGGCCAGGTCTAAGGGGGCGATCAAGCCGATCGCCGACGAGCTCGGCATTCACCCGGAGGCTCTGCGCACCTGGGTCCGACAGGCCGAGGTGGACCAGGGCACCCGCCCCGGTACCACCACGAGCGAGGCTGAGAGGATCAAGGAGCCGGCGTTGGAGGTGCGCGAGCTTCGGCGGGCCAACGCGATCCGATGCGCGCCTCGGCTTTTCTCGCGGCGGAGCTCGACCGCCCCGCTGATCTGCCGCTACGTGGAGTCCAAGAAGGACGAGTTCGGGGTCGAGCCGATCTGCGCCACGCTGACAAGCGCCGGCGTCAAGATCGCCCCCTCCACCGTCGACGCGGCAAGGACCCGCCCGCCCTCACCACGCGCCAGGCGCGACGAGGTCCTCAAGGACGAGATCCGCGCCGTGCATGCTGAGAACTACTCGGCGTTCGGGGCCCGCAAGATGCACGTCATGCTGAACCGGCCCCTGGTCGCCGAGAGGCACGGGCAGGGACACGTGACCCGCTGCACGGTCGAGCGCCTCATGCGGAGCCTGGGGCTGCGGGGCACCCGGCGAGCCAAGACGCCTCACACGACGCGCTCCGCGCCGAGGGATCAGTGCCCCGCCGACCTCGAAACGGCCCTCGCCACCGCGACGGCGACGACGGACAAGGAGACGACGCACCTCTCCGAGGCTCAGGCGGCCCTGGCCGAGGCGCAGTTCGACGGAACCCCGACGTGGGACGCCCAGCAGGAGGTCATGAAGGCGAACGACGCCCTCAACGCCGCCCGGGTCGCGCAGGACTACGCGCAGGGCCGTCTCGACGGGGCCAAGGCCCTGGCCGAGACCGCCACGGCGGCGGCCGTCACCGCCCAGACGCGGCTCGACGGGCTCTCTGACGTCCTCCACGCCGCCATCGACCGCCTGAGCGAGCTCCTCGACGCCGCCGACAACGGCGACAACGGGAGCACCGGCAACGGCTCGACCGGCGCGGGCTCAACCTCCACCGGCTCCACCGGCGCCGACGGCTCCAGCACGGGATCCACCGGCGCTGAGAGCACGGGCTCCACGAGCACCGGTTCCACCTCCACGGGCGCCACCGAGATCGTCCCGATCACCGTCGACCCCGTCGAGGAGACCCCCGCCGCTCCGACCCCGGGCACGTCCACCACCACGGTGACCGACCCGGCCGACGGCTCCACCGTCACCGTCACCACGACGACGGACACGACGTCGACGACGGTCACGGTCAAGCACGACAACGGCAAGCAGGGCAAGGCCAAGGGCCACGACAAGGCCGCCAAGGCCGCCAAGGAGAACCCGGGCAAGGCCAAGGGCCGCCACGCCAAGGCCGCCTCGCCGAAGCCCGCCGCGGTCTCCGCCAAGGGTCTCAAGGCCGCGTCCTTCCGCGTCTACTCCTTCTGATGAGCAGCTCACGTGAGCCGTTCCGACAAGGGACGCCGCCCGGCGCGCTCATCGCGAGCACGCCGGGCGGCGTCGTCGTTCTCAGGTGCTCGGCGAGCGCCGAGCCGCTGGGAGGAAGCGGGCGATCAGGCCTGCTTGGTGGCCTCGATCTCGAGGGTGATGGCGATCTTGTCGCCGACGAGGACGCCGCCAGCCTCGAGGGCGGCGTTCCAGGTCAGGCCGAAGTCCTTGCGGGAGATGGTCGTGGTGCCCTCGAAGGCGGCACGGTCGGCGCCGAAGGGGTCGGTCGCGGTGCCGAGGAACTCGGTGTCGATGTCGACGGACTTGGTGACGCCGTGGATGGTGAGGTCACCGGTGAGGGTGAAGGACTCCTTGGTGCCGGCGACGTTCGTGGTGACGAAGGTCCACTCCGGGAACTGCTCGACGTCGAAGAAGTCGGCGGAGCGCAGGTGGTTGTCGCGGTCCTCGTTGCGGGTGTTGACGCTGGCGGCCTTGATGGTGGCGGAGGCGGTGGAGCCGACCGGGGTGGACTCGTCGACGACCTCGATGGTGCCGGCGAAGTCGTCGAGCTGGCCGCGGGTCTTGCCGATGCCGGCGTGGCGGACGGTGAAGCCGAGGGTGGAGTGGGCGGCGTCGATGACGTAGGCGGTCATGTGGTGCTCCTTGTTCAGGGTGGTCCGGTCCGGTTCAGCAGCGCCTCACCGGTTTGTTGACGGCTCAACCATATGCCCTCTTCGATCCCTTGTCCACCTTTCATAGGTGGCGTGCGACACACTCGAGATCACGCACGGCCCCGGCCCGGCGCCGTGATGCAATGACGCCATGACGACCTCCCCGCTCTCCCCCGCGGACCTCAGCGCCCTCCACGCCTCCCCCGAGCTCCCCGACGTCCCCGCCTGGCTCGACGACGTCGAGGGCGAGCAGGCCCTCGCCTGGGTCGCCGAGCGCAACGCCACCACCCGCGCCGAGTACGACGGCGACGCCCACCTCGAGGCCGTCCGCGCCGACCTCGAGGCCGCCTACGACTCCCCGGACAAGATCCCGGCCGTCACCGAGGTCGCGGGGATGCTCTACAACTTCTGGACCGACGCCGAGCACCCGCGCGGCCTGTGGCGCCGCACCACCTGGGACTCCTACCGCACCGGCGCCCCCGGTCCCGACGGCGAGGCCGCCGGGACCACCGAGTGGGAGGTCCTGCTCGACCTCGACGGGCTGGGCGAGGCCGAGGGCACCACCTGGGTGTGGCACGGCGCGGAGGTCCTGCGCGAGGGTCCGCTCGCCGGCCGCCGCGCCCTCGTCGACCTCTCCGACGGCGGCTCGGACACAGACGTCACCCGCGAGATGGACCTCGACACCCACGCCTTCATCGACCCCGCCGACGGCGGCTTCACCCGCGGCCCCTCCAAGGGCTCCGCGCAGTGGGCCGACGACGCCGGCGAGTCGATCCTCCTCACCGAGGACCTCGGCGAGGGCTCGCTCACGGACTCCGGCTACCCGCGCGTCCTCCTGCGCCTGGGCCGCGGCCGGTCGGTGGAGGACGCCGAGGTGCTCCTCGTCGCCCCGACCTCCTCGATCCTCGCCTACGGCTGGCGCGACCGCCACGGCCGCGTCTGGGCCGGGTACCGCCCCGACTTCTACACCGAGGAGATCTGGCTCCTCGCCGACGAGGCCCGCGGGCTCAGCCGTCCCGAGGCCGAGGCGGCCGTCGCGGGCGACCCGGAGGCCGTCCTCACCGCGGAGGGTGCGGCGCACATCGACGTCCAGCCCTCGGCCGAGGCCTTCGGCGTGAACCAGCAGCTCCTCATCACCCTGCGCGAGGACTGGCAGGTCGACGGGCGCACCTACCGCTCCGGCTCGCTCCTGGCCGCCCCGATCGACGACTACCTCGCCGACTCGCGAGACCTGACGACGCTCTTCGAGCCGACCGACACGGTCTTCCTCCAGGGCACGGCCCCGACGCTCCACCACCTCGTCCTCGCCGAGCTCGACGACGTCCTCGACCGCTTCGAGGTCCTCACCCCCGCGGAGGACGGCACGTGGTCGCGCCGCGAGCTCGACCTCGGCGCCCTCAGCGCCATGGGCTCCGGCGGCGCCGTCGAGTCCGGGGCGGGCGGCCCGGCGCCCGCCCCGGCCGACGCCGCGGCCGACCCCTCACTGCTGCGCCCGGGACGCCCGATCGTCTCCGTGCACGTCGGCGCCGTCGACTCGCGCACCAGCGACCGCCTCTGGCTCACCAGTATGTCCTTCACCTCACCGACGACGCTCGCCGTCGCCGAGCTCGACGCGACCGGCGCGCTCACCGCCGTCGAGTCGCTGCGCCGCGCGCCCGAGCGCTTCGACGCCGACGGCGTCGTCGCCTCCCAGCACGTCGCCGTCTCCGACGACGGCACCCGGGTCCCCTACTTCCAGGTGGGGCGCCCCGCCGTCGACGCCGCCGGCCGTCCGGCCCCCGCACCGGTCCTGCTCAACGCCTACGGCGGCTTCGAGATCGCCGAGACCGTCACGTACCTGGCCGGGATCGGGCGAGCGTGGCTGCAGGAGGGCGGCACCTTCGTCCTGGCCAACATCCGCGGCGGCGGCGAGTACGGACCGGCCTGGCACCGCGCCGGCCTCAAGGAGCACCGCCACCGCGTCTACGAGGACCTCGCCGCCGTCGCCCGCTCGCTCACCGAGCGCGGCGTGACGACGCCGGAGCGGCTCGGCGTCATGGGAGGCTCCAACGGCGGGCTGCTCGTCGGCAACATGCTCACCCGGTACCCGGAGCTCTTCGGGGCCGTCGTCTGCGAGGTGCCGCTGCTCGACATGGGCCGCTACACGCACCTGCTGGCGGGCGCCTCCTGGGCGGCGGAGTACGGGGACCCGGACGACCCGGAGCAGTGGGAGTTCATCAAGGGCTTCTCGCCCTTCCACCTGCTGCGCGAGGGCACGACCTACCCGCCGGTCCTCTTCGTCACCTCGACGCGCGACGACCGCGTCCACCCGGCGCACGCTCGCACGATGGCGCACCGGATGCTGTCGATGGGGCAGGACGTCACGTACTTCGAGAACTCCGAGGGCGGGCACGGCCGGGCCTCGACGAACGCGCAGCGCGCCTTCATGGTCGCCCTCGAGCACGAGTTCCTGCGCCGCCACCTGGGCTGAGCGCCGTACGGACGCGCCCGCGTCCGCCCCGCTCGCGCACCACGCACGACGCACCACGCACCACGCACCAAACCGTGACCTCGTCGGCAAACTGAGACGCCGTCGGCGCGACGGTTTGCCGCCGGCGTCATGGTTTGTGAGACGGGGCCGCGGTCAGGAGTCTCAGCGGCGGGCGGCGCGGACGCCTCCGGCGACCGTCGCGCCGAGGCCGATGAGCCCGACGCCGAGCGCGGTCGCCATGAGGATGCCGGCCTGGTCGACGTGGCTGGAGTCCATGGTCGGCCCGACGACCATGCCCTCGGTGCCGCCGGGGCAGGTGACGGTGTACCGGCCCGAGGCACTCGCCGTGAAGGAGGCGTAGGGCAGCCCCGTGTCGTCGGGGTCGTCGAGGGCGACGGCGTTGCCCGAGGGGTCCTCGACCGTGCAGCTGGTCGTCGAGCCGCCGATGGAGGAGGTGTAGACGGCCTGGTGGTCGCCGGCGTCGAGGTAGACCGTGCCCGCGGAGCCGAGGACGGTGCCGGAGGACAGCGGCCCCTGGACGACGAGCTCGACGGCGATCGCGGTGAGGACGAGCGGCACCGCGATGAGGAGCACGAGGCCGACGGTGAGCAGGCCCCAGCGCGAGCCCCAGGAGCGGCGGCGTCGGGAGGCGCCCGTGGGCGGGGCGGCCACCGACCGGGAGCGGTCCTCACCGGGGCGGCCGGGCACGGGCGCGCGGTAGGGGTCGGTGCCCTGCGCGGCGTCGTCGCGCCACGAGCTGCCGTCACCGAGAGCGCCTGCGGAGGCGCGTACGTTCTCACGGCTGGAGCGCCGACCGGCGTCGACGCCGGCGCCTCCCGCCACGGCGCCACGAGCCCCTCGGGCACGACCCGCGCTGGCACCGTCGGCCCCGCGGGCGGCCGCGGTGCCGGACGGCTCGATCCCCTGCTCGCGCAGGTACTCGGCCAGCTCCTCAGGGCTCAGCCGCTTGCCGTAGCGGGGCTCGCCGTCCTCGGTCTCGTAGGTGGGCACTCGGTCGTCTCGTCCTCTCGGTCGACCACGTGGTGTGGGCGTCTCCCGAAGCGTACAGGCCCCGGGGATGGCGGCGGCCGGCGGACGCGAGGGCGTCCGCCGGCCGTACCGGTGCGAGGTCGGGGGCGTCAGACCGCCGGGGCGCTGGGCGCGGACGCGTCCGAGGCCTCGGCGTTCCTGCGCGTGTTCCGCTCGGTGCGCACGACGGCGACGACGAGCTCGAGACCCAGGCGCACCGCGACGAGCTCGAGGACCGCGGGGATGATCCCGAGGATCGCGGCGAGGAGGAAGGCTCCGAAGCTGAAGCCGCCGCCCCAGCTGTCCATGCCCGCGGCGATCCCGACGAAGACGGCGAAGAAGAACCAGCTGAGGCCGACGCCGACCATCGACAGGATGTAGATGACCTTGGCCCAGGTGATGGTGATGTACTTCGAGAAGCTGAGGTCGAAGAGGGCGGTGAAGAAGTTGCCCTCGCCGCTCTTGGCGGGCGCGGCCGGGCCGCCCTGGTAGCCGGGCTGGTACTGGCCCTGCTGGTACTGGCCGGCCTGCGCGTAGGCGGCGTTGGGGTCGTAGGCGGCGTTGGGGTCGTAGGCGGGGGCGCTCGCGGCACTCGGCTGCTGGTACTGGCCGACGGCGTCGTAGGCGGGGGCGCTCGGTGCGCTGGGCTGGTACTGGGCGTAGGTGGCGGTCTGGTCCTGCTGGTAGGAGCCGGGCTGCTGGTAGGACTGCGTGGGGGCGGCGTCGGCGGAGTACTGGGACTGGTAGTCCGGGGCCGGGGCCGGGGGCTGCGGCGGCGCGTACGAGCCGGGCGCGGAGGGCGCCGACGGCGGGACGTAGGGCTGCTCGGGGTTCTGCGGCTGCTGGGACATCGATCCTCCTGGGGGACGGCGGTCAGCCGCAGACTACAGACGAGCGCGCCGCGGCCCAGGGACCGGCGCGTTGCCGCTCACCAGACGGACATGGCGCCGCCGTTCCTCCTCCCCGCGGTCGACCGCCAATGCACCAGTCGACCGCCTGATTCCTGGGAATCAGACGGTCGAGTGGAGCACTGCCGGTCGACGACGGCGGAGGTGGCGCGCACGGAGCTCAAAGCGCGCCCGCGGGAGGGCGGCGGCCGTGCTCAGAAGCGGGCGCGGACGGTGAGGGCCGTGGAGTGCCGGCGGCCCTGCTCGGCCACACGCTCGGAGCGCTCGGAGCGCTCCGCGACCCGCTCGGCCATCTCCTCGCGATCGACGGCCCGGGCGACGCGCGCCGAGACCACCTGGACCTCGCCGTCCGCGGCCGCGGCGAAGATCCGCTCGACGGCCGCCTGGCGCACGCGCAGGCGGCGGTTCTCCGCCTCGAGCTCCTCGAGACGGTTCTCGAGCTCGAGGATCCGGGCAATGCCCTCGAGGTTGACGCCCTCCTGGCTGAGGGCCTGGACGCGACGCAGGCGCTCGACGTCGCGGTGCGAGTAGCGCCTGCCGCGGCCGCGGGTGCGGGCGGGACTCACCAGACCGAGGCGGTCGTACTGCCTCAGCGTCTGGGGGTGCATCCCCGCCAGATCCGCGGCCACGGAGATGACGTAGACGGCGCGCTCGTCGGCGTCCTCGGCGAGGAAGTCAACGCCCTGCCCGGTGCGCCGTCGGGGGCTCACTGGCCGGCCTCCGACATGAGCTCAGCCCGCGGGTCGGTGCCCCCGAGGGACTCGTCGAAGGCCTCGAGGGCGGCCTTGGCGTCCTTGGAGAGCTTGCGCGGGACGGCCACCTGGACGGTGACGAGGAGGTCGCCGGTCCTCTTGCCGGTGGCCACTCCCTTGCCCTTGAGGCGCATGGTGGTGCCGGACTGGGTGCCGCCCTTGATCTTGACCTTCGTGGTGCCGCCGTCGAGGAGCGGGACCTCGACGGTCGCGCCGAGGGCGGCCTCCTTGAGGCTGACGGGCAGGTCCATGCGGAGGTTGGCGCCGTCGATGGAGTAGACGGGGTGCTTGGCGACGCGGATCGTGACGATGAGGTCGCCGTTCTCCCCGCCGTTGGCTCCGGCGCGCCCCTTGCCGCGCAGGCGGATCTTGCCGCCGTCGTTGACGCCCGCGGGGATGCGGACCTTCATGGTGCGGCCGTCGGCGGTGAGCTCGACGGTCGTGCCGGCCACGGCGTCGCGCAGCTCGATGGTGGCGTTGGTGAGGACGTCGGGGCCGCGCACGGGCTCGGGGGCGGAGCCGCCGAAGCCGAAGGGGCTGCGGGAACGGCCGCCGCCGAAGGGGCTGGAGCCACCGAAGGGGCTCTGGCCACCGGCCGCGCCGCCGAACATGCGCAGGATGTCCTCGTAGTCGGCCGCGGAGGTGCCGCCGGCGCCGCCGTTCGTGGAGAAGCGGACGTTGCCGCCTCCCCCGAACATGGAGGAGAGGATGTCCTCGAAGCCGGCTCCGCCCGCGCCGCCGGCGCCGGAGGTGAAGCGGGCGCCGCCGCCCGCCATGGAGCGGATGGCGTCGTACTGCTTGCGCTCGGACTCGTCGGAGAGGACCGCGTAGGCCTCCCCGATGTCCTTGAACTTCTCGGCGGCGACAGCGTCGTCGGGGTTGCGGTCCGGGTGGTACTGCTTGGCGAGCTTGCGGTACGCCTTCTTGATGGTGGCGGAGTCGGCGTCCTTGGCGACGCCGAGGACCGCGTAGAAGTCCTTGGTCATCCAGTCCTGGCTGGCCATGGGTCACCGCCTCCTGTTCGTGGTGGTCGTGGTGCTTGTCTTTTCGGGTGTCTGGTGTGCGACCCGACGGCAGGTCCCGCCTGGGCGGGCCCCACCGTCGGGTCCGGGACGAGCGGTCGGCGTCGCCGACTCGCATCACCGTGAGGATGTCCCGATCTCGAGGTCAGGATGTCCCGATCTCGCGAGGGGGTGGGCGTCAGGCCGGGTTGGAGACCTGGACGCGTGCGGCTCGGACGACCTTCTCGCCGAGCTTGTAACCGGGCTGGAGGACCATGGCGACGGTGGGCTCGGTGACCTCGCTGGACTCCACGGCCATGAGGGCCTCGTGGAGCTGGGGGTCGAAGGCCTCGCCGACCTCGCCGAAGCGCTCGAGGCCGAACTTGTCGGCGAGGAGCGTCTCGAGCTTGGTCGCGGTGGTCTCGAAGGTGCCGGTGAGGTCGCCGTGCTGGCGGGCCAGCTCGATCTCGTCGAGGACCGGGATGAGGGCCTCGACGACGCTGGCCTGACCCGCGGCGCGGTGGCCGGCGGCGCCCTCGCGGGAGCGCCGGACGAAGCCCTGGTACTCCTGCTGGAGGTTGTAGAGGTCGGCGCGGGAGCGGGCGAGGTCGTCCTGAGCCTGCGCGGCCTCGGCCTTGGCCTGCTCGAGCTCGCTCAGGGGCTCGCCGTCGGACTCGGCGTCGGCGGCCTCGCCGGCGGCGGGGGCGG from Actinomyces radicidentis includes these protein-coding regions:
- a CDS encoding HAMP domain-containing sensor histidine kinase, with amino-acid sequence MSGRQAPPDGGRHAPGARSGRRGRLHRPRRLSIRTRLTLTYAGLVTASGAILIALVYVYTRYVTLHIEISGPVGDTAVAPASQTSEVTQVDTNLFDLLGSIMRSAVGVLVLLVVLSGTVGWVLAGRMLRPLSSMNTAAKQATSGDLSQRLALSGPRDEIHDLADTFDNMLASLERSFSVHRRFAANASHELRTPLATTQTMIDVALSDPQASAEDLRTVLTRVLETNRANRETIDALLDLADAQSGNLEREDVDIRATVRDALTLVAPEATERDLHVSCHLLAAHVPGDPVLLRQSVSNLLRNAVRYNVAGGGITVSMARARDGVRLTISNDGPVVPADKVDSLREPFVRGEGRGRTRGSGHGLGLAIVTAVATAHDGRLRLRANPAGGLTAVLELPAGEDGRNTGPSRENDWRSPTGGRRPPGA
- a CDS encoding heat shock protein transcriptional repressor HspR, yielding MSRRRTGQGLSFLAQDAEERAVYVISVAADLAGMHPQTLRQYDRLGLVSPARTRGRGRRYSHQDVERLRRVQVLSQEGVNLEGVRRILEPGSRVEELEAANARLRAREAVVQRIFAAATDGEVQVVTPGRQGRGDGERLTEARPERPRPERRAARVAGTTLVPTRASRSWRSPAPGRRPPVVLA
- a CDS encoding IS3 family transposase, which encodes MGQRKYPIELRERATRMTLEALADPARSKGAIKPIADELGIHPEALRTWVRQAEVDQGTRPGTTTSEAERIKEPALEVRELRRANAIRCAPRLFSRRSSTAPLICRYVESKKDEFGVEPICATLTSAGVKIAPSTVDAARTRPPSPRARRDEVLKDEIRAVHAENYSAFGARKMHVMLNRPLVAERHGQGHVTRCTVERLMRSLGLRGTRRAKTPHTTRSAPRDQCPADLETALATATATTDKETTHLSEAQAALAEAQFDGTPTWDAQQEVMKANDALNAARVAQDYAQGRLDGAKALAETATAAAVTAQTRLDGLSDVLHAAIDRLSELLDAADNGDNGSTGNGSTGAGSTSTGSTGADGSSTGSTGAESTGSTSTGSTSTGATEIVPITVDPVEETPAAPTPGTSTTTVTDPADGSTVTVTTTTDTTSTTVTVKHDNGKQGKAKGHDKAAKAAKENPGKAKGRHAKAASPKPAAVSAKGLKAASFRVYSF
- a CDS encoding YceI family protein, translating into MTAYVIDAAHSTLGFTVRHAGIGKTRGQLDDFAGTIEVVDESTPVGSTASATIKAASVNTRNEDRDNHLRSADFFDVEQFPEWTFVTTNVAGTKESFTLTGDLTIHGVTKSVDIDTEFLGTATDPFGADRAAFEGTTTISRKDFGLTWNAALEAGGVLVGDKIAITLEIEATKQA
- a CDS encoding prolyl oligopeptidase family serine peptidase; this encodes MTTSPLSPADLSALHASPELPDVPAWLDDVEGEQALAWVAERNATTRAEYDGDAHLEAVRADLEAAYDSPDKIPAVTEVAGMLYNFWTDAEHPRGLWRRTTWDSYRTGAPGPDGEAAGTTEWEVLLDLDGLGEAEGTTWVWHGAEVLREGPLAGRRALVDLSDGGSDTDVTREMDLDTHAFIDPADGGFTRGPSKGSAQWADDAGESILLTEDLGEGSLTDSGYPRVLLRLGRGRSVEDAEVLLVAPTSSILAYGWRDRHGRVWAGYRPDFYTEEIWLLADEARGLSRPEAEAAVAGDPEAVLTAEGAAHIDVQPSAEAFGVNQQLLITLREDWQVDGRTYRSGSLLAAPIDDYLADSRDLTTLFEPTDTVFLQGTAPTLHHLVLAELDDVLDRFEVLTPAEDGTWSRRELDLGALSAMGSGGAVESGAGGPAPAPADAAADPSLLRPGRPIVSVHVGAVDSRTSDRLWLTSMSFTSPTTLAVAELDATGALTAVESLRRAPERFDADGVVASQHVAVSDDGTRVPYFQVGRPAVDAAGRPAPAPVLLNAYGGFEIAETVTYLAGIGRAWLQEGGTFVLANIRGGGEYGPAWHRAGLKEHRHRVYEDLAAVARSLTERGVTTPERLGVMGGSNGGLLVGNMLTRYPELFGAVVCEVPLLDMGRYTHLLAGASWAAEYGDPDDPEQWEFIKGFSPFHLLREGTTYPPVLFVTSTRDDRVHPAHARTMAHRMLSMGQDVTYFENSEGGHGRASTNAQRAFMVALEHEFLRRHLG
- a CDS encoding DUF4282 domain-containing protein, which codes for MSQQPQNPEQPYVPPSAPSAPGSYAPPQPPAPAPDYQSQYSADAAPTQSYQQPGSYQQDQTATYAQYQPSAPSAPAYDAVGQYQQPSAASAPAYDPNAAYDPNAAYAQAGQYQQGQYQPGYQGGPAAPAKSGEGNFFTALFDLSFSKYITITWAKVIYILSMVGVGLSWFFFAVFVGIAAGMDSWGGGFSFGAFLLAAILGIIPAVLELVAVRLGLELVVAVVRTERNTRRNAEASDASAPSAPAV
- a CDS encoding heat shock protein transcriptional repressor HspR — protein: MSPRRRTGQGVDFLAEDADERAVYVISVAADLAGMHPQTLRQYDRLGLVSPARTRGRGRRYSHRDVERLRRVQALSQEGVNLEGIARILELENRLEELEAENRRLRVRQAAVERIFAAAADGEVQVVSARVARAVDREEMAERVAERSERSERVAEQGRRHSTALTVRARF
- a CDS encoding DnaJ C-terminal domain-containing protein; this translates as MASQDWMTKDFYAVLGVAKDADSATIKKAYRKLAKQYHPDRNPDDAVAAEKFKDIGEAYAVLSDESERKQYDAIRSMAGGGARFTSGAGGAGGAGFEDILSSMFGGGGNVRFSTNGGAGGTSAADYEDILRMFGGAAGGQSPFGGSSPFGGGRSRSPFGFGGSAPEPVRGPDVLTNATIELRDAVAGTTVELTADGRTMKVRIPAGVNDGGKIRLRGKGRAGANGGENGDLIVTIRVAKHPVYSIDGANLRMDLPVSLKEAALGATVEVPLLDGGTTKVKIKGGTQSGTTMRLKGKGVATGKRTGDLLVTVQVAVPRKLSKDAKAALEAFDESLGGTDPRAELMSEAGQ
- a CDS encoding nucleotide exchange factor GrpE, with the translated sequence MSDDQSRDDRDESTEDSASGAPVDPALADAVESAFEDVRSELGGDPQAELGEGEPAPAAGEAADAESDGEPLSELEQAKAEAAQAQDDLARSRADLYNLQQEYQGFVRRSREGAAGHRAAGQASVVEALIPVLDEIELARQHGDLTGTFETTATKLETLLADKFGLERFGEVGEAFDPQLHEALMAVESSEVTEPTVAMVLQPGYKLGEKVVRAARVQVSNPA